A window of the Desulfovibrio sp. TomC genome harbors these coding sequences:
- a CDS encoding cysteine-rich small domain-containing protein yields the protein MENSHRFFRNPDCRYFPCHPGADAATFNCLFCFCPLYLLADCGGDCEMRGGVKDCTPCLRPHRPEGYDAILDRLRQEAGNRRQEAGAAQAPK from the coding sequence ATGGAAAACAGCCATCGCTTTTTTCGAAACCCGGACTGCCGCTACTTCCCCTGCCATCCCGGAGCCGACGCGGCCACCTTCAATTGCCTGTTCTGCTTTTGCCCCCTGTATTTGCTCGCCGATTGCGGCGGCGACTGCGAAATGCGCGGCGGCGTCAAAGACTGCACCCCCTGCCTGCGGCCCCACCGCCCCGAAGGGTATGACGCGATACTCGACAGATTGCGGCAAGAGGCCGGCAACCGCCGGCAGGAGGCTGGCGCAGCACAGGCTCCCAAATGA
- the aprA gene encoding adenylyl-sulfate reductase subunit alpha yields the protein MPTIPVKDEPKGVALAEPELIEKDVDILLVGGGMGCCGAAFEAVRWADKVGGDISIMLLDKASLERSGAVAQGLSAINTYLGDNNADDYVRMVRTDLMGLVREDLIFDLGRHVDDSVHLFEEWGLPCWTKGDDGHNLDGAQSKAAGVSLRTGAKPVRSGRWQIMINGESYKCIVAEAAKNALGQDRYLERVFIVKLLLDAKQPNRIAGAVGFSTRENKVYVFKSNAILVACGGAVNVYRPRSTGEGMGRAWYPVWNSGSTYTMCAQVGAEMTMMENRFVPARFKDGYGPVGAWFLLFKAKATNAKGEDYCVTNRAMLKPYEDRGYAKGHIIPTCLRNHMMLREMREGRGPIYMDTAGALQATFANLNAEQQKHLESEAWEDFLDMCVGQANLWACTDTEPEKKGSEIMPTEPYLLGSHSGCCGIWVSGPDEAWVPEEYKIKADNGKIYNRMTTVNGLWTCADGVGASGHKFSSGSHAEGRICGKQMVRWVVDHKDFKPTLSVTGAELAKEIYQPWHTFKDNVALSTDPIVNPAFISPHNFMMRLVKCTDEYGGGCATLYTTSKTLLDTGFQLLQYLEEDSKKLAARDLHELMRCWEQYHRLWTVRLHMTHIMFREETRYPGFYYRGDFLGLDDTKWKCFCNSKYDPATKETKVFKKTYYQIIPDAQ from the coding sequence ATGCCGACTATTCCTGTTAAGGACGAGCCCAAAGGCGTTGCCCTTGCCGAGCCGGAACTGATTGAAAAAGACGTCGACATCCTTCTTGTCGGCGGCGGCATGGGCTGCTGCGGCGCGGCTTTCGAAGCCGTCCGTTGGGCCGACAAAGTTGGTGGCGACATCAGCATCATGCTGTTGGACAAGGCCTCCCTCGAGCGCTCCGGCGCCGTTGCCCAGGGCCTGTCTGCCATCAACACCTACCTTGGCGACAACAATGCCGACGACTACGTCCGCATGGTCCGCACCGACCTTATGGGTCTGGTCCGCGAAGATCTGATCTTCGACCTTGGCCGTCACGTCGATGACTCCGTTCACCTCTTCGAAGAGTGGGGCCTGCCCTGCTGGACGAAGGGTGACGACGGTCACAACCTTGACGGCGCCCAGTCCAAGGCTGCCGGCGTGTCCCTGCGCACCGGCGCCAAGCCCGTCCGCTCCGGCCGTTGGCAGATCATGATCAACGGTGAGTCCTACAAGTGTATCGTGGCCGAGGCTGCCAAGAACGCCCTGGGCCAGGATCGCTACCTGGAGCGCGTCTTCATCGTGAAGCTGCTCCTGGATGCCAAACAGCCCAACCGCATCGCCGGCGCTGTTGGCTTCTCGACCCGCGAAAACAAAGTCTATGTCTTCAAGTCCAACGCCATCCTGGTGGCTTGCGGCGGCGCGGTCAACGTGTACCGTCCCCGCTCCACTGGTGAAGGCATGGGCCGCGCCTGGTACCCCGTGTGGAACTCCGGCTCCACCTACACCATGTGCGCTCAGGTCGGCGCTGAGATGACCATGATGGAAAACCGCTTCGTCCCGGCCCGTTTCAAAGACGGTTACGGCCCGGTCGGCGCGTGGTTCCTGCTCTTCAAGGCCAAAGCCACCAACGCCAAGGGTGAAGACTACTGCGTCACCAACCGCGCCATGCTCAAGCCCTACGAGGATCGCGGCTACGCCAAGGGTCACATCATCCCGACCTGCCTGCGTAACCACATGATGCTTCGTGAAATGCGCGAAGGCCGCGGCCCCATCTACATGGACACCGCCGGCGCCCTCCAGGCCACCTTCGCCAACTTGAATGCCGAGCAGCAGAAGCACCTTGAGTCCGAAGCTTGGGAAGACTTCCTCGACATGTGCGTCGGCCAGGCCAACCTGTGGGCCTGCACCGACACCGAGCCCGAGAAGAAGGGCTCCGAGATCATGCCGACCGAGCCGTACCTGCTTGGTTCGCACTCCGGTTGCTGCGGCATCTGGGTCTCCGGCCCGGACGAAGCCTGGGTTCCCGAAGAGTACAAGATCAAGGCCGACAACGGCAAGATCTACAACCGTATGACCACGGTCAACGGCCTGTGGACCTGCGCTGACGGCGTCGGCGCTTCCGGCCACAAGTTCTCCTCCGGCTCCCACGCTGAAGGCCGTATCTGCGGCAAGCAGATGGTCCGCTGGGTTGTCGACCACAAGGACTTCAAGCCCACTTTGTCCGTCACTGGCGCCGAGCTGGCCAAAGAGATCTACCAGCCCTGGCACACCTTCAAGGACAACGTCGCTCTCTCCACCGACCCGATCGTCAACCCGGCTTTCATCAGCCCGCACAACTTCATGATGCGTCTGGTGAAGTGCACGGACGAGTACGGCGGAGGCTGCGCCACCCTGTACACGACCTCCAAGACCCTGCTCGACACCGGCTTCCAGCTGCTGCAGTACCTGGAAGAGGACAGCAAGAAGCTGGCCGCCCGTGACCTGCACGAGCTTATGCGTTGCTGGGAGCAGTACCACCGCCTGTGGACCGTCCGTCTGCACATGACCCACATCATGTTCCGCGAAGAGACCCGTTACCCGGGCTTCTACTACCGCGGCGACTTCCTGGGCCTGGACGACACCAAGTGGAAGTGCTTCTGCAACTCCAAGTACGATCCGGCCACCAAAGAGACCAAGGTCTTCAAGAAGACCTACTACCAGATCATTCCCGACGCTCAGTAG
- the qmoC gene encoding quinone-interacting membrane-bound oxidoreductase complex subunit QmoC translates to MAYEQRIKPDLQFVKDVQAAGGEAVKKCYQCATCSVACPLAPPETPFPRKEMVWAQWGLKDRFEGDIDIWLCHNCQTCSDLCPRGARPGDLISAIRNITYRDLVEPTVIGKWMASPKHLPKLIAIPAVIYLLIWLMSAGFGLPQGEIVYGKLFPGDFTIDPIFGLVALFVAYSFFKGVTKLWKSFDKSIPTTLQIGAKTKKPTLLESLKAVLFDEVATHVKWNDCGNNNTERYKGHLSLFYGFVALAIVTSIVAVSHWGGKIVHFIAPLGHTPMPLWSPVKLLANIGAIALLYGLTMLTRRRINVDPAKSTSSYYDWYLLGVIWAVALTGLGAEIFRLSGVASLAYPTYYLHLVAVFMLFAYLPWSKLGHLVYRTTALVYAHQVGRLPLKREEDKTFMI, encoded by the coding sequence ATGGCATACGAGCAGCGTATCAAACCCGATCTGCAGTTCGTCAAGGACGTGCAGGCGGCCGGTGGCGAGGCAGTCAAGAAGTGCTACCAGTGCGCCACCTGCAGTGTCGCCTGTCCCTTGGCCCCCCCCGAGACGCCCTTTCCCCGCAAGGAAATGGTCTGGGCGCAGTGGGGGCTTAAGGACCGCTTCGAAGGCGACATCGACATCTGGTTGTGCCACAACTGCCAGACGTGTTCCGACCTGTGCCCCCGCGGCGCACGGCCCGGCGACCTGATCTCGGCCATTCGCAACATCACCTACCGGGATCTGGTCGAACCGACCGTGATCGGCAAATGGATGGCCTCGCCCAAGCATCTGCCCAAGCTGATCGCCATCCCGGCCGTCATCTACCTGCTTATCTGGTTGATGTCCGCCGGCTTTGGCCTGCCTCAGGGTGAGATCGTCTATGGCAAGCTGTTCCCCGGCGACTTCACCATCGATCCCATCTTTGGTCTGGTGGCCCTGTTCGTTGCGTATTCCTTCTTCAAGGGCGTGACGAAGTTGTGGAAGAGCTTTGACAAGTCCATCCCCACCACTCTGCAAATCGGGGCGAAGACCAAAAAGCCGACCTTGCTGGAATCCCTCAAGGCCGTGCTCTTTGACGAAGTCGCCACCCACGTGAAGTGGAACGATTGCGGTAACAATAACACTGAGCGGTACAAGGGCCACCTGTCGCTCTTCTACGGCTTCGTAGCCCTGGCCATCGTCACATCCATTGTGGCTGTCTCTCACTGGGGCGGCAAGATCGTGCACTTCATAGCCCCGCTTGGGCACACGCCCATGCCGCTGTGGAGCCCGGTCAAGCTGCTGGCCAACATCGGGGCCATCGCCCTGCTGTACGGCCTGACCATGCTGACCCGCCGCCGCATCAATGTCGACCCGGCCAAGTCCACGTCGTCGTACTACGACTGGTATCTCCTTGGCGTCATCTGGGCCGTCGCCCTGACGGGCCTCGGGGCGGAGATCTTCCGTCTGTCCGGTGTGGCCTCGCTGGCCTATCCGACCTATTACCTGCACCTTGTTGCGGTGTTTATGCTGTTCGCCTATCTGCCCTGGTCCAAACTCGGGCACCTGGTCTACAGAACGACGGCGCTGGTTTACGCCCATCAGGTTGGGCGTCTCCCACTCAAACGTGAAGAAGACAAGACTTTCATGATTTAA
- a CDS encoding PP2C family protein-serine/threonine phosphatase, whose amino-acid sequence MTQGTPMPDAAGDVTPLARKLDNLRRCFALSRLVAESLDLSEVLARIMTTSRQALGAEAASLLLVDEAPGPGQGELVFTVAQGPACGRLQSGYRLAPGDGVAGWVAATGQAALLPDAYQDPRFNRNVDQETGYRTRSMVCVPLIYRERIVGVVQCMNKIGGGEFTPDDLEICSLLGAQAAVAIVNARLHGEALAKQRMDFDMEVAASVQQGFWPKDAPALSGFDVAGVSLPCDATGGDYYDYLMRPDCGREGLFLVAVGDVTGHGIQAALLMASVRAFLRSRLLSPGSPGEIVSDVNRLLTADMGTSGRFITLFLLELCPAAGELRYVRAGHDPALLYDPGRDDFLELGGRGIPLGIDSDWCYEENVVQGLPAGAVLALGTDGIWEARGQGGEMYGKTRLRHALRRAAAGDAGSIARAVLADLSAFTQGEPRHDDITLVVIKALPGAKHTEAA is encoded by the coding sequence ATGACGCAAGGCACCCCCATGCCCGACGCCGCCGGCGACGTGACCCCGTTGGCCAGGAAACTGGACAATCTCAGGCGCTGTTTCGCCTTGTCGCGGCTGGTGGCCGAATCCCTGGACCTGTCGGAAGTGCTGGCGCGCATCATGACCACTTCGCGTCAGGCCCTGGGGGCCGAGGCGGCCAGTCTCCTGCTGGTTGATGAAGCGCCAGGTCCCGGGCAGGGCGAGTTGGTTTTCACCGTGGCCCAGGGGCCGGCCTGTGGCCGGCTGCAATCAGGCTACCGCCTGGCCCCGGGGGACGGCGTGGCCGGCTGGGTGGCGGCCACGGGCCAGGCCGCGCTGTTGCCGGACGCCTACCAGGACCCCCGCTTCAATCGGAACGTGGACCAGGAGACAGGCTATCGCACCCGTTCCATGGTGTGCGTGCCGCTGATCTACCGTGAGCGCATCGTCGGCGTGGTCCAGTGCATGAACAAGATCGGCGGGGGGGAGTTCACCCCGGACGACCTGGAGATATGCTCGCTGTTGGGAGCCCAGGCCGCCGTGGCCATTGTCAATGCCCGGCTGCACGGCGAGGCCCTGGCCAAGCAGCGGATGGATTTTGACATGGAGGTGGCGGCCAGCGTCCAGCAGGGCTTTTGGCCCAAGGATGCGCCGGCATTGTCCGGATTCGACGTGGCCGGGGTGAGTCTGCCCTGCGACGCCACGGGCGGGGATTATTACGATTATCTCATGCGTCCGGACTGTGGCCGGGAGGGGCTCTTTCTGGTGGCGGTCGGCGATGTCACCGGGCATGGCATCCAGGCGGCGCTGCTCATGGCCAGCGTCCGGGCGTTTTTGCGTTCGCGTCTGCTTTCGCCCGGCTCTCCCGGCGAGATCGTCAGCGACGTCAATCGGCTGCTGACCGCCGATATGGGCACCAGCGGCCGATTTATCACCCTCTTTCTCTTGGAGCTGTGCCCGGCGGCCGGAGAACTGCGTTACGTGCGGGCCGGCCATGATCCGGCCTTGCTCTATGATCCAGGCCGGGACGATTTTCTAGAACTGGGCGGCCGGGGTATCCCGCTTGGGATCGATAGCGACTGGTGCTACGAAGAAAACGTGGTACAAGGATTGCCAGCCGGGGCTGTCCTGGCCCTGGGCACGGACGGCATCTGGGAAGCGCGCGGCCAGGGGGGCGAGATGTACGGCAAGACCCGCTTGCGCCATGCCCTGCGCCGGGCCGCGGCCGGGGATGCCGGAAGCATTGCCCGGGCGGTGCTGGCCGATCTGTCGGCCTTCACCCAGGGCGAACCCCGTCACGACGATATAACGCTGGTCGTCATCAAGGCCCTGCCGGGCGCGAAACATACGGAGGCGGCATGA
- a CDS encoding hydrogenase iron-sulfur subunit, protein MAEKIGVYIDESSVAPLLSAEELVAYVKAKCAGACPIVKSHKRLSSPEGVAMIKADVDSGALDAVMLAGTSPRVDWEVFDFGDKIIVDRVNLREFVTLGYKNPDGSAPVPGQPVPDELNSMVHDYLRMGVVKLQKMGMPNPEVPETNKTILVLGGGWTGINAALSAAGAGYEVILVEKEATLGGKAAGLYKTFPLRYPYLEATDTGLDRLIGLINGNGKIKVRLSTTLKLLAGAPGLYEATLASGGKEETLPIGSVVLAAGWTPMDGDALAPYGYGTLKNVVTSAEFEAMVKAGAIKRPSDGKTPATVAFIVDVTKAMEAKPVAPVEEAPAEPAKPADKKEDAAAEPVFTQIKTPKHLAYSSELTSLVALKQANYVREKLDDAVAMIIYDNMMVPGINERYYRAAQDNPGIMLTKGTVTGVTEEGISLIIAAKDTLIGGDITLAADLVVVPTGLVPATALDPTINLLYRQGPAFPDLQLFDGFADSNYICFPYETRRTGIYAAGCVRQPMTMAQARDDAAGAALKAIQCIESASRGVAVHPRSGDLSYPVFNFVRCTQCKRCTEECPFGALDDDEKGTPKPNPTRCRRCGTCMGACPERVISFDNYNVDMIGSMIRECEIPPKIEEGGPRVLILACENDAYPALDMAALRGRKWSPYVRIIPVRCLGSVNAIWVADAMSKGVDGVMMLGCKYGDDYQCHFVKGSEICNRRKENIAESLKRLGVEPERVEQYQVAIDEYDKIPDMIDQFMDMVLKIGPNPFKGY, encoded by the coding sequence ATGGCCGAAAAAATCGGTGTGTATATCGACGAATCCAGCGTCGCCCCGCTTCTGTCCGCTGAGGAGTTGGTTGCGTACGTCAAGGCAAAATGCGCTGGGGCCTGCCCCATCGTCAAATCGCACAAACGACTCTCCAGCCCGGAAGGCGTGGCCATGATCAAGGCCGACGTCGATTCCGGAGCCTTGGACGCCGTCATGCTGGCCGGCACCTCGCCCCGCGTTGACTGGGAAGTCTTCGACTTCGGCGACAAGATCATCGTGGATCGCGTCAACCTGCGCGAGTTCGTGACCCTGGGCTACAAGAATCCCGACGGATCGGCTCCGGTTCCGGGACAGCCCGTGCCGGACGAGCTCAACTCCATGGTGCATGACTACCTGCGCATGGGCGTGGTCAAGCTCCAGAAGATGGGCATGCCCAATCCCGAAGTGCCCGAGACCAACAAGACCATCCTGGTGCTTGGCGGCGGCTGGACCGGCATCAATGCCGCCCTGTCGGCGGCCGGAGCCGGCTATGAGGTCATCCTGGTTGAAAAGGAAGCAACGCTTGGCGGCAAGGCCGCCGGCTTGTACAAGACCTTTCCGCTGCGCTACCCCTACCTGGAAGCCACCGACACCGGTCTTGACCGGTTGATCGGACTCATTAACGGCAATGGGAAGATCAAGGTCCGCCTGTCCACGACGCTCAAGCTCCTGGCCGGCGCTCCGGGCCTGTACGAAGCCACCCTGGCTTCGGGCGGCAAGGAAGAGACCCTGCCCATCGGTTCCGTGGTCCTGGCCGCCGGCTGGACTCCCATGGACGGCGATGCCCTGGCCCCCTACGGCTACGGCACGCTCAAAAACGTCGTGACCTCGGCCGAGTTCGAAGCCATGGTCAAGGCCGGCGCTATCAAGCGCCCGAGCGACGGCAAAACCCCGGCCACAGTCGCCTTCATCGTTGACGTGACCAAGGCCATGGAAGCCAAGCCGGTCGCTCCGGTTGAAGAAGCCCCGGCCGAGCCGGCCAAGCCGGCCGACAAGAAAGAAGATGCGGCAGCCGAGCCGGTCTTTACCCAGATCAAGACCCCCAAGCACCTGGCCTACTCCTCGGAGCTGACCAGCCTCGTGGCCCTTAAGCAGGCCAACTACGTGCGCGAAAAGCTCGACGACGCCGTGGCCATGATCATCTACGACAACATGATGGTCCCCGGCATCAATGAGCGCTACTACCGCGCCGCCCAGGACAACCCCGGCATCATGCTGACCAAGGGCACCGTCACCGGTGTGACCGAGGAAGGCATCAGCCTGATTATTGCTGCCAAGGACACCCTCATTGGCGGCGACATCACCCTGGCGGCCGATCTGGTGGTCGTGCCCACCGGCCTGGTTCCGGCCACCGCCCTGGATCCGACCATCAACCTGCTCTACCGCCAGGGTCCGGCCTTCCCGGATCTCCAGCTGTTCGACGGGTTTGCCGATTCCAACTATATCTGCTTCCCCTACGAGACCCGGCGCACCGGCATCTACGCCGCCGGGTGCGTCCGCCAGCCCATGACCATGGCCCAGGCCAGGGACGATGCGGCCGGCGCTGCCCTCAAGGCCATCCAGTGCATCGAGTCAGCCAGCCGGGGCGTGGCCGTGCATCCCCGTTCGGGCGACCTGTCCTACCCGGTGTTCAACTTCGTGCGCTGCACCCAGTGCAAACGCTGCACCGAGGAATGTCCGTTCGGCGCCCTGGACGACGATGAAAAGGGAACGCCCAAGCCCAATCCCACGCGCTGCCGCCGTTGCGGCACCTGCATGGGCGCGTGTCCGGAGCGGGTCATCTCCTTTGACAACTATAACGTCGACATGATCGGTTCCATGATCCGCGAGTGCGAGATTCCGCCGAAAATTGAAGAGGGCGGCCCCCGCGTACTCATCCTGGCCTGCGAAAACGACGCCTATCCGGCCCTGGATATGGCCGCCCTTCGCGGTCGGAAATGGAGCCCCTACGTTCGCATCATCCCGGTTCGCTGCCTGGGTTCGGTCAACGCCATCTGGGTTGCCGACGCCATGAGTAAGGGTGTTGACGGCGTCATGATGCTCGGTTGCAAATACGGCGACGACTACCAGTGTCACTTTGTCAAAGGCTCTGAAATCTGCAACCGCCGCAAGGAAAACATCGCCGAGTCCCTCAAGCGTCTTGGCGTCGAGCCCGAGCGGGTCGAGCAGTATCAGGTGGCCATTGACGAATACGACAAGATTCCCGACATGATCGACCAGTTCATGGACATGGTCCTCAAGATCGGGCCGAACCCGTTCAAAGGCTATTAG
- a CDS encoding CoB--CoM heterodisulfide reductase iron-sulfur subunit A family protein: MSSNAILVVGGGFSGITAALEAAEVGHEVYIVEKNPFLGGRVMQLNKYFPKLCPPSCGLEIQFQRIKNNKKVKFFTLAEVTKVTGTAGDYEVTVKIKPRYVEPGSVDLTETCKKLSKDAPSDFELGLGTRKALYMDVPFAFPNRYVLDKERCTKEDLELLSGSDVINLDDAPKEIVLKVGSIVYATGWKPYDVTRLTNLGAGEIANCVSNMQLERLASPTGPTNGQIVRPSDGKAPRSVAFVQCAGSRDENHLNYCSYICCMASLKQAAYVREAFPNARVTIYYIDLRTPGRYDNFAKRILDDDRINTVKGKVAAVAEDAGTGDVILTVEDAVTGIKSDNRFDLVVLATGMQPSIAGERLPVDVPVDEMGFIVGGEEKGIFAAGCAATPLDVMKSAQSATGAAMKAIASVRGR, translated from the coding sequence ATGTCGAGCAACGCGATACTGGTCGTCGGCGGCGGCTTCAGCGGCATCACCGCCGCGCTGGAAGCCGCGGAGGTCGGCCACGAAGTCTACATCGTCGAGAAAAATCCTTTTCTCGGCGGCCGGGTGATGCAGCTCAATAAATATTTCCCAAAGCTGTGCCCCCCGTCCTGCGGTCTGGAAATTCAGTTCCAGCGCATCAAGAACAATAAAAAAGTCAAATTCTTCACCCTGGCCGAAGTGACCAAGGTCACCGGCACGGCCGGCGACTACGAAGTCACGGTGAAAATCAAGCCCCGGTACGTCGAACCTGGCAGCGTTGATCTCACCGAGACTTGCAAAAAGCTTTCCAAGGACGCCCCAAGCGACTTCGAGCTGGGACTTGGCACCCGCAAGGCCCTGTACATGGACGTCCCCTTTGCCTTCCCCAATCGCTACGTCCTGGACAAGGAACGTTGCACCAAGGAAGACCTGGAGCTTTTATCCGGTTCTGACGTGATCAACCTTGACGATGCTCCCAAAGAGATCGTTCTCAAGGTCGGCAGCATTGTCTACGCCACCGGCTGGAAGCCCTACGACGTGACCCGGCTGACCAACCTCGGCGCCGGGGAGATTGCCAACTGCGTTTCCAACATGCAGCTTGAGCGTCTGGCCTCGCCTACCGGCCCCACCAATGGCCAGATCGTGCGTCCCTCCGACGGCAAGGCCCCGCGCAGCGTGGCCTTTGTCCAGTGCGCCGGGTCGCGCGACGAAAACCATCTGAACTACTGCTCCTATATCTGCTGCATGGCTTCGCTTAAGCAGGCGGCCTACGTCCGGGAAGCCTTTCCCAATGCCCGGGTGACCATCTACTACATCGACCTGCGCACTCCGGGCCGTTACGACAACTTCGCCAAGCGCATCCTTGACGACGACCGCATCAACACGGTCAAGGGCAAGGTCGCTGCCGTGGCCGAAGACGCCGGCACCGGCGACGTCATCCTGACCGTGGAAGACGCCGTCACCGGCATCAAATCCGACAACCGTTTTGATCTGGTCGTCCTGGCCACGGGCATGCAGCCGAGCATTGCCGGCGAACGCCTGCCTGTGGACGTGCCTGTCGATGAGATGGGCTTCATTGTGGGCGGCGAGGAAAAGGGCATTTTTGCCGCCGGTTGCGCCGCCACGCCCCTTGACGTGATGAAGTCGGCCCAGTCGGCCACCGGCGCGGCCATGAAAGCAATCGCTTCGGTGAGAGGGAGGTAG
- a CDS encoding C1 family peptidase — protein sequence MRAKRSVLATLVVFSWLLLVATVTTWAGDLASVRQAIAAAGVSWTAGETSVSRLSPDEQARLCGGLAETVQGDVVTNLDALPADALPANYSWRDVNGKNFVTPVRNQQTCGSCFVFAPVAALESRLLRTYNRPGTDINLSEQIPLSCSGAGNCANGGYASTASTYLKTTGTARETCYPYTNTDGTCGTACANWQIAPYKTTNWSYANTTFPATAALLKTAVSTKGPVVARMVVYSDFYNYTGGVYTKVSGQNMGGHFVLVVGWDDRTSAFLVKNSWGTSWGESGYFWIAYSELASVDVRFGEWVYVYDGATGPMAGSVPADNSLLLR from the coding sequence ATGCGCGCGAAGCGATCTGTTCTGGCGACGTTGGTCGTCTTCTCCTGGCTGTTGCTCGTTGCTACTGTTACAACCTGGGCTGGTGATCTGGCGTCCGTGCGCCAGGCCATCGCAGCTGCCGGCGTTTCCTGGACGGCCGGGGAAACGTCTGTCTCCCGTTTGAGCCCCGACGAACAGGCGCGTCTGTGCGGCGGTCTGGCCGAAACAGTCCAAGGCGATGTCGTGACCAACCTGGATGCTTTGCCGGCCGACGCACTGCCGGCCAACTACAGCTGGCGCGACGTCAATGGGAAGAATTTTGTGACGCCGGTACGCAACCAGCAGACCTGCGGCAGCTGTTTTGTGTTCGCCCCGGTGGCGGCCCTCGAGTCGCGGTTGCTGCGCACCTACAACCGGCCGGGAACCGACATCAATCTGTCGGAGCAGATACCGCTTTCCTGTTCCGGAGCAGGGAATTGCGCCAATGGCGGGTATGCCAGCACGGCCTCGACCTATCTGAAGACCACCGGGACGGCCAGGGAGACCTGCTATCCCTACACCAACACCGATGGGACCTGCGGCACTGCCTGTGCCAATTGGCAAATCGCCCCCTACAAGACGACAAACTGGTCGTATGCCAACACGACTTTCCCGGCGACTGCGGCGCTTCTCAAGACGGCCGTGTCTACCAAGGGTCCGGTGGTGGCCCGGATGGTGGTCTATTCGGACTTCTACAATTACACCGGCGGCGTCTATACAAAGGTCAGCGGGCAGAACATGGGCGGCCATTTCGTGCTGGTCGTGGGTTGGGACGACCGCACGTCCGCGTTTCTGGTGAAAAACAGCTGGGGCACGAGTTGGGGCGAGAGCGGCTACTTCTGGATTGCCTATTCAGAGCTGGCCTCGGTCGATGTCCGGTTCGGCGAATGGGTGTACGTCTATGACGGAGCCACCGGTCCTATGGCCGGTTCTGTTCCGGCGGACAATTCGCTGTTGCTGCGCTAG
- a CDS encoding LysM peptidoglycan-binding domain-containing protein — protein MKLTYAMIAALAVGLLLMGCQKEDAKGFPKVDYNKDGKIIFEELIVVFPDLTVDEFLAADADNNGSLDEKEYTRLRQARDAGKKLDAAAAAAAPAAAAKTPPVEPDKVTPPAKPAESAPPAAPAGQPAAPAAPDAQSAVPAAPAVTLPPAAPTAATPPAGEVVETVVAEAPAPAPAGQAAAPAAETYTVGRGDTLSRIAKKFGITAKELMAANGMKDADRIDAGRVLTIPGKGAAKSGASGESVSPAVAAFVADYFAKSGSGEITALVDLYGDSVDYYKKGRIGADVVRQDKTAYFERWPQRTYNAAPPTAAALPDGNIKVTVPVDYTVKRADKSARGQATFTLVLQPAGGSFRIVGEQSAVTERK, from the coding sequence ATGAAGTTGACGTACGCCATGATAGCGGCCCTTGCGGTCGGTTTGTTGCTGATGGGCTGTCAGAAAGAGGACGCCAAGGGATTCCCCAAGGTGGACTATAACAAAGACGGCAAGATTATTTTCGAGGAACTGATCGTGGTCTTTCCGGATCTGACCGTGGATGAGTTCCTGGCTGCGGATGCCGACAACAACGGCAGCCTGGACGAGAAGGAATACACCCGGCTGCGCCAGGCCCGGGATGCCGGCAAGAAGCTCGACGCCGCTGCGGCTGCGGCCGCCCCGGCTGCGGCCGCCAAGACTCCCCCGGTCGAACCGGACAAAGTAACGCCGCCGGCCAAGCCGGCAGAATCGGCCCCGCCTGCGGCCCCGGCCGGGCAACCCGCTGCGCCGGCCGCTCCAGACGCCCAATCCGCTGTACCGGCGGCTCCGGCGGTGACATTGCCCCCAGCAGCCCCGACAGCGGCCACCCCGCCGGCTGGCGAAGTGGTGGAAACCGTGGTGGCCGAGGCCCCTGCGCCTGCCCCGGCCGGACAAGCCGCTGCGCCGGCTGCCGAGACCTATACGGTGGGCCGGGGTGACACGCTGTCGCGTATTGCCAAGAAATTCGGGATTACGGCCAAAGAGCTTATGGCGGCCAACGGCATGAAGGACGCCGACCGCATTGATGCTGGCCGGGTGCTGACGATCCCTGGCAAGGGAGCAGCCAAATCCGGTGCGTCCGGGGAGAGCGTCTCGCCAGCGGTCGCCGCCTTTGTGGCGGATTATTTCGCCAAAAGCGGCTCCGGCGAGATAACGGCCCTGGTCGATCTTTACGGCGACTCCGTGGACTATTATAAGAAGGGTCGGATTGGGGCGGACGTGGTGCGCCAGGACAAGACCGCCTATTTCGAGCGGTGGCCGCAGCGCACCTACAACGCCGCACCGCCAACGGCGGCGGCGCTGCCCGACGGCAACATCAAAGTGACCGTGCCGGTGGACTACACCGTCAAACGGGCGGACAAGTCCGCCCGGGGACAAGCGACCTTTACCCTGGTGCTGCAACCTGCTGGCGGATCGTTCCGCATTGTCGGCGAACAAAGCGCGGTGACCGAGCGCAAATAA